A part of Pseudoalteromonas arctica A 37-1-2 genomic DNA contains:
- a CDS encoding DUF294 nucleotidyltransferase-like domain-containing protein, giving the protein MSVEQQEIAQYVCLQAPFTLLDSSAYEYFVNHLDIIYLTRENQTQWLQSENPKLFLIRSGLYDLVDGKGDVVTRLAQGDYFGFPSLLTGEAIQNRLEVQKEGIVYMLSQTHFDYLRREYKSFEQYFVRAHANRLLSSHYKSKNDSWSERKISELMTRTAITLTPDASIRQSAKKMKEHGVSSIMITQHAHLVGVVTDRDLRNRVLADEVDPQDAVSSIMTAKPKFIFENNRVFSALHLMLKYNIHHLPVLDENHNPIGMITSTDLLRQQKSDPVQLIGRIYKAHTVTDLKRYAKEIPELLRGFSYNIDDISLIGKLLSGLTDALTSRLIHLFQEEHGAAPTSFSFICFGSQAREEQTLHSDQDNGLLLPNDLTPEQHAYFKSMGKFVCENLVECGIRRCPGNIMASSDECRMSVNDWSERFFKWIKSPTPDAMLNCKIFFDLRFIEGSNTLYTAFCEQLIRISRNDLFYAAMATDISSNSVPIGLFNKFKTEKTDQNNKYIDLKKRGVVIINDIVRLYALKAGIRRANTQERLDALLKHKLISKEDIYNLKDCWRFLTQLRLSTQINEEGLPSNCINPNKLNSLERHQLKEAFYLVKQAQQAAAFKFARGSL; this is encoded by the coding sequence ATGAGTGTAGAACAACAGGAAATAGCCCAATACGTTTGTTTGCAAGCGCCTTTTACACTGCTTGATAGCAGCGCATACGAATATTTTGTAAATCATCTTGATATTATTTACCTCACCCGCGAAAACCAAACGCAGTGGTTACAAAGTGAAAACCCTAAACTATTTTTAATTCGCTCTGGTTTGTACGACCTAGTTGATGGCAAGGGGGATGTTGTTACACGCTTAGCGCAAGGTGATTATTTTGGTTTTCCGTCGCTGTTAACCGGCGAAGCAATTCAAAATAGGTTAGAGGTACAAAAAGAAGGCATAGTGTATATGCTCTCTCAAACGCATTTTGATTATTTACGCCGAGAATACAAATCGTTTGAGCAATACTTTGTACGCGCTCATGCTAACCGGTTGTTGTCATCGCATTATAAAAGTAAAAACGATAGTTGGTCTGAACGTAAAATATCAGAGCTGATGACCCGCACCGCCATTACGCTTACGCCCGATGCAAGTATTAGGCAAAGTGCTAAAAAAATGAAAGAGCATGGCGTATCGTCAATAATGATAACGCAGCACGCGCACTTAGTAGGGGTGGTAACCGACCGCGACTTACGTAATCGAGTACTTGCCGACGAAGTAGATCCACAAGACGCAGTAAGCAGTATTATGACAGCCAAACCTAAGTTTATATTTGAAAATAACCGGGTGTTTTCGGCGCTGCACTTAATGCTTAAATACAATATTCATCATTTGCCGGTGCTCGACGAAAACCATAACCCGATAGGAATGATAACCAGCACCGATTTACTGCGCCAACAAAAAAGTGACCCCGTACAGCTTATTGGGCGCATATACAAAGCGCATACTGTTACTGATTTAAAACGCTACGCAAAAGAAATCCCCGAACTTTTGCGTGGTTTTTCGTACAACATTGACGACATATCGCTAATTGGTAAATTACTGAGTGGTTTAACTGATGCGCTTACATCGCGCCTTATTCACTTATTTCAAGAAGAGCATGGCGCAGCGCCAACCAGCTTTAGTTTTATTTGCTTTGGCTCGCAAGCACGCGAAGAGCAAACTCTGCATTCAGATCAAGATAACGGCTTATTACTTCCAAACGACTTAACTCCCGAGCAGCACGCTTACTTTAAAAGCATGGGGAAGTTTGTATGTGAAAACTTAGTTGAATGCGGCATTAGGCGTTGCCCAGGTAATATTATGGCAAGCAGCGATGAGTGCCGTATGAGCGTAAACGACTGGAGCGAGCGATTTTTTAAATGGATAAAAAGCCCAACGCCTGATGCAATGCTTAACTGTAAAATATTTTTTGACCTGCGATTTATTGAAGGCTCAAATACTTTATACACCGCTTTTTGCGAGCAACTAATTCGTATATCGCGTAACGACTTATTCTATGCCGCAATGGCAACCGACATAAGCAGCAACAGCGTGCCAATTGGTTTATTTAATAAATTTAAAACTGAAAAAACAGATCAAAATAATAAATATATAGATTTAAAAAAACGCGGTGTCGTAATTATAAATGACATAGTGCGGTTATACGCTTTAAAAGCGGGTATTAGGCGCGCCAACACACAAGAGCGGTTGGACGCACTACTAAAACATAAACTGATCAGCAAAGAAGATATATACAACCTAAAAGACTGCTGGCGGTTCTTAACGCAGCTTCGCTTGAGTACACAAATAAACGAAGAGGGTTTACCGAGTAATTGTATTAACCCTAATAAATTAAACTCATTAGAGCGCCATCAACTAAAAGAAGCGTTTTACCTTGTTAAACAAGCGCAGCAAGCCGCCGCGTTTAAGTTTGCTCGCGGCAGTTTATAA